TATCAAATTTGTCTCGCTAAATTCAGAAAACAACGTCAAATCTGTCTTTAATTGCCAATTAGTTCTCCGAGGAGGTATTGATTAATAGCCATAGGGAACACACGGATATATATCTATACCTATACACGCTCGAGTCTACCTTTGCTGTCCCTCACATTTTCTACTCCATGCAACACACGTACAGATCCAGACATCGACCCAGACGTACACAGATTGAGAGCCAAACCATTAATTGATGCTGAACAGTATACGACGGATCTAGATGCTATCCTAAGCCATTCATCTCTACAACCCATGCAATCCATAATATAATCACAAAACCCTTGTCCCCATccctcacctctctctctctctctctctctctctctctctgtttgtatgtgtatatatatagaggTAGCCACTGTGTTATATGTAGCTTATCTTCCACTGTGAGAGAAGAACACAAGAGAGGAGGAGTGGAGGGAGGCTGGGCTGGTGGTTTGGTTTAAGTCTTGTTCTGTTCATGGCATGCATTAACATGTTCAATCCGGATCATCCCAGCCTCCACGACGCGGCGATGAGCCCGCGCATGTCGTTCTCGAGCGACTTCAACATGCAGCCGCCGCCAGCGCGCACCCCTGGCCCGCCGCCGGACTCCGACTTCGAGTTCTCCGTCGGGAGCCACCCTATGATGGCCGCCGACCAGCTCTTCTTCAAGGGTCGGCTTCTTCCTCTCAAGGACAACCATCAATGCGGAGGCCACAGGATTACCACACTCCGCGACGAACTCCGTGCCAACGGCAGCGGGGAGCGGCTGCCTAAGGGGTCCATCAAGTGGAGGGGCCTCCTTGGGCTCAGGAAGACTGCGGCGAAGAAGGGTGACAAGAAGGAAGACGAGCTCCCGGGCAAGTCTCCACAGGTTGGCATCGGTGACATACATGTACAACATCTGTTTCTTTCTGCATGTGACATTGGTGCATTCAATTTCCTGGCCTCCTCGATCTTGTTTCGTCACATGCATACTTTTCTTGGTTCTCACAGGATCTATGAATCCAACGACGACGGAGCCTAATCTCCGGTCAGGGAGGAGGTGTGCAGTAAATAGAACGCTTCTGCTTCATCTCACTCTGATGCTGCTGTCGTTCGCTTGGGTGAAAAGGTTGTGGAAACTGGGATTTGAGAGGGAGCTCCTTCGATTTTTTTCCAAGTTAGCAGGGATGACCGTGAAGAAACTTTGAGTCGTTCGTGTGGGGTTGGTTGGATGGCATTAACTCTTCCATTAATCTGTGCTTTGTTCTTTTGGGAAGGAAATCCACAGTATTTTCGGACCAGGGTGGTATTCAGCTGTCTACTTTCCATATCAGTTCCATCTGTACAAATCTGCGCAGCTGGAAACTTAATGGTGCTCTGAGCCTGAGTTGAAATCTCTGTCCATGACTTTGATCTGACATCAATCTTGCTTGGCCCCTCTAGGGTTTGGTGCTGTCCTTACCCCTGTCCTTAGAGGTGGAGCAACAGAGACTGAGAACGTGCATgctaataatatattttgaatcGACTCCTGTCTCCTTCATCTCCAAAGCAATCTTAATTAATTAGCTGTTACACCCAGAACTGAACTCTTCTCTTCTTCCCGTCATTGACATCTCGATTCATAATGATAGAAGAAGACAAAGAAGTAAACTAAGTTAAGAGAGGCAGTAGGCTGTAAGCGTGCAgataaaaatactttagaggtcaCTTGACTCCTTGGAAGAAACTACGGAAACTTCGCCTTCTTTGCCTCATGGCGAACCCCAAAAGCTGGACTCTCACCTCAAGTGCATTCACGAGCTACATCGAAGTAATTAATGTCATCACCATTTTAATGCGTGGGGTTAGCTTCAGTTAATGTTTGTACTTGGCAGTGGCGGATACAAGTAAAGACGACGACTGTGATACAAGAGGAGGATTCTTACCGCTACTTGGAATTCGAGAATGCCAGCGATTCTTGATCATCTTCTTAAGAAAGCATTAATATACCTTCTTACTAAAGCATTCTATGTAGAAAGCGAAAGCTCCATTTAGAATACAAGATAAAATGATTAGCGTGCTGCAGGAAAAAGTGCTCTGTAAGCAGCAACAGGGATGGCCTTGGACGCCTGGACTCGGGTCGACTCGCGAGTCGACTCGGTAAACGCGGTAGACTCGCACGAGTCGGTTCGAGTTTTCTGAGTCGAGTCCAGCTGGTTGGGTATAAGTCGGTATAAGTCGGTTGGGAATAACTCGGTGATCGCGATCTTTTCCCAAACGCGCGACCACGGATCGGTGAACCCTAACTAagatccgccgccgccgccgccgccgccggagaGATCCCCGGAGCCGGTAATCTACCGCTGCCTTCTGGTTCTCTCGAGCCTGATCTCTCCGGTAGTCTCGAACGGTCGTCGCTGCCCAGTCTTTCGGTTTCGGTACGATATTCTCACCTCTCCTCAATTTCACTATGACTACCACCTTCTCTTCTCTATGTGATAGCCATCCTCCACCGTCAGAACCCTTCGTCATCCCCAACTACTTCCCTCCCCTAACTGAGCGCTGCTGCTTGTCTTCTCCTTAACAGCCCATAGACGGCCCTCTGCGCGACAGGTTAGCTTTGCAACGCATAGGATAGCGGTGCTCAACTGCTCATCACAATTTCCTGTTCTTTCGAAATAGACAACTATAAGGAATAATATGGATGGCTTAGTTCTGACTTCTGTTTATTCTTTTGACACAatccatataaattgtgattaggAATGAGTTTTATGTTACAGAATTCACTTAGTCGATCAACACAAGAAGTAATCGAATACTTGGTTATGttactgaattttttttattagaaatcAAGTTATGATAAATCTTGTAACTTACAGATTATCATATGTTACAATTAAAATCCATTGCAATTGTGCATTTCACCTTCTTTGATTGATATAATTGAAAATTTGAGCCTTTGGATTGCTAAAACGTAAGCAAATTATCGAGAGGAGAATAGCAATATGTTAGATCATAGTTTAGTGATAGACTATCACTGAGTTGATAGTTACAGAACCAGAAGGATTTTGCTGCAATAAAATGTATGTTTTTGGACTAGTTTCTTTATCGGTTAAAACAGGGAAAACACTAATCCCTCACTAACATAAATATTAGCTAAGATATCCTTTGTCAAGAACAGCTCAAGCTTGAAGATTGACTTTGTACTAGTCTTTAAGCTGGGGATATGTTCAAAGATCCACTTcttttaaaaggaaaaaaaaatgcagGATCTGTTTGTTCTCTTCTGGGTAGGTTTCCATGTGAGGGAGTGGAGTTTCTTCAGCAAAATCCTACCATCTTTGAGAAGATAGTGAACTTTTGAATACATGCATACGAGAGATGCCTTTTGCTGGAACTCCAAGGGATAACTTTTTACCAAAAGTTTATTATGAAATTTTGTTTCAATAATTTATTTTACTATCTTATTTGTTGCCTCAGTACATGTTTGTAGGTTTTCATATGGCATTCATTTTGCTTAATCTTATTTTTATATCCAATGACTGCATTGAAGGTTAAGCTTTTAGCCATGGTTCTTACTGGTAAAAGCTTGTTCCAAAGGACCCACTATGAAGTCTTGTCAGTTGAAGAACATGCAAGTTATGATGAGATCAGAACAAGTTACAAAACCGCCATTCTGAATTCTCATCCTGATAAGCTGCACAAGAAATCTGATGCATCTACAGATCACCAACGAGATTTTCTAGATGTGCAGAAGGCATGGGAAGTACTTTCAGATTCTATGTCAAGGGCAAACTACGACAAGGAGTTGCAATCGATGAGACAGGAATTGGAGGTTCCGGCTAATGAAATTGAATTGGGAGATATGTCTGTGGAGTCTGTTGGTGATTTTGAGGAGCTTTTCTATGAGTGTAGGTGTGGTGACTACTTTTCCATCACATGGTCGGAGCTCAAAGAGATGGGCATTATATTGGATAAAGAGAGTGTAGAAGTACATTCATCGACTGTTTCATTACCAGCTTCAGTTCTTATTCCTTGTGGCTCTTGTTCACTGAAAGTTCGTCTGACGATAGATCGCAGTTCTTGAATTGGATTCACTTCTCTTACAATGGAAGAACACCTTTTTTGTGTCTATTTTGCTGTTccctgtattttttttttttctcgactTACAGGGGAGCAAAATTTTGATAGGTGCCCTGCCAGTCTAAGACAGTAATCTAATTTTGTCTGTTATGCTCAATGTATTAATACTTTCAGAAAAGAGAGCGCCACTGCAACCATATTATGAATGTCTTGTATTGCAAATACTTTACTGAGATGAAGCTTTTGTCACTTGTATTGAATATTTGGGTAAGCATTCGTGTCCTGATGTGGTTCAAGATTGAACTTGACCTTATTTATGTCTTGTATTACAAATACTATATTGAGATGAAGCTTTGTCACTTGTATTGAATGTTTGGGTAAGCATTTGTGTCCTGATGTGGTTAAAGATTGAATTTGACCTTATCCACCATCCTGAATATGATgttttgcattctgatccttccaCCAAGGAAAGTGTAATATTAAATTTTGACTGTGGTGACAATTAATGGGACCTGTCATAGTTTATTCTGCAGATGAGTGTAGGGTAAGATTTGTTTCTTAAACTACAAATTATGTATGTGACAGGAAAAATTATTGTAGTTAATAACCATgtcattttataataataaaatcatgaatctacttctgTCATTGTAGAGTGTACTCTATATTATAATGTGATACTGACTTGCAGTAGTTGATTCATCCTTACATAGCAAATTGAAGTTTGTCCATTTGTTATGACATCAATATAAAGTCAGTGTTtagatattattttgattttttttcttttgaaggtAAAAATGTTGACAGTTTTATCTGCAGTTCATCAAATGGATGGATAAGATTGAGTTTAGATGAATTTTGAGTCCCCATAGTTACTCAAAATTAAATCTTTTGCATTTGTATGAAATGTAATTAAGGTGaattatatgaaatatattaaATAGAATGAGCTGCAATTGATGTGGCAGCATCCACTTGCAACATACCACCAAACACTTGCATCCAATAAAAGTAACTCTTTCTCCTGCTGCGAACTCCCATCCCCCATGAGTTCATACCCATTCTCACAAAAGAGAAGCGGGCCCACGCCTGGAGACTACGGAGGGGCCCTCGTATTCTGTGTCTCGTTGGCACGTCAACTATGTCAACCCACTTCTCTCACATCCACATGCCACACGTGCCAATCTTTTGACCAGGAAGGAGACGTAATGCATCCATATCATCGCTGTCCTCACTATCTCCTGTGCTCCCCCATCTGCTGGTGCTTCTCGTGAATACCGTGCGATCCGATGAATCCCGACGACGAGATCGTATACGATACGACGCCCCGCCTCATCCGCGTCTTCAAGAGCGGCCGCGTCGAGCGCTACCTCTGCACAGACGCCACGCCCGCCTCCGTCGACCCCGCCACCGGAGTCTCGTCCAAGGACGTGCTCGTCTCGCCGGAAACCGGAGTCTCGGCCCGCCTGTACATCCCGAGGCTCCGCGAAGGCGATCGACCGGAGAAGAAGCTCCCCGTCCTCGTTTACTTCCACGGCGGTGGCTTCTGCCTCGGCTCTGCCTTCATCCCGCTGTTTCACAACTACCTCAATTCCCTCGTCGCTCAGGCCCACGTCATCGCCGTCTCGGCCGACTACCACCTCGCTCCGGAGCACCCAGTCCCCACCGCCCACGACGACTCGTGGACGGTCCTCCGCTGGGTGGCCGGCCACGCGGGAGGAGGGGGGGCGTCCGCGGCGGAGGCGTGGCTGGCGGAGCGCGCCGACTTCGAGCGGGTGTTCCTCGCGGGCGAGAGCGCGGGGGCCAACATAGCCCACCACATGGCCATGCGAGCGGGGATCGGCGGGCTGCCGTGCGGCGTGAGGATCCGCGGCGTCGCGCTGATCCACCCGTACTTCCTGGGATCGGACAGGGTGGAATCGGCGGAGATTTACCCGGCGGCGACGGAGAACCTGGAGACGCTGTGGAGGACGATGTGCCCGTCGTCGTCGGGGTTGGACGACCCAATGATCAACCCGGTGGCCGAGGCGGCGCCGAGCCTGGCGGGCTTGGGCTGCGACCGGGCGCTGGTGTGCGTAGGCGGGGCGGACGCGCTGAGGGACCGGGGACGGGCGTACTATGGCAGGCTGAGGGAGAGTGGATGGGAAGGGGAGGCGACGCTGTTCGAGGCGGAAGGGAAAGCGCACACTTTCCATCTCTTCGAGACGGACTGCGAGGAAGCCATAGCCCAACACAGGGCTGTTTGCTCCTTCCTTAATCTTTAGTTGCATGTGATGAGTGGATGGCAAGAGCGATTCCGGCGATCTCACTGAATCGATCCTCTTTGGTCGTGAGAGTTTGAATCATGTCAATTCATGGTTGGTTTGGCTATGAACAAGTTTGATCCTTTGGCTGTTGACAAAAAGGGTTGTTCTTTCTTTTGGTATTTGGGATCAGAAATGCTTGAAGGCGATTCAATTACTTTTAATTTTAAATGAGGTTCAGATGCTTTTTGGTcgatttacaaataaatataagtCAAATGTGAGTCCTAATTTAATTTAGTTTGGGATTGAGATAAGACAGACTTATATCCTGAGAGCTAATTTCGATCCTTGAATGAAACGATATTCTAATTCTATATTTGATAAGTGATTATATGAACTTTTATATCATGTTTTatatttgataatttattttcgtTATAAATATGTTATGTTAAtcgtttgctgagctttatatgtttatctcgttgctatataaattttttaggatgatTTAtcgttttctaaaatatttaaattgaggTGGTGAAATGttagaaaactttcgacaaatttttagtggatgatatgtttttattatatAAGTATATTTGCTATCCAATGAaatattgatgataaatataaaCTTATTCTTTAGTGTAAACCATAAAATCGTCGAATAGCCGCAACTTATTACTTGGACTCCACTCTCCAACGTGGCTTGTTTTGGAGAGCAAGAAACACAATCTCACGTGTTATTGGACGATTCTACTCGAAGAATCCAACGTCGTCTGTTCCATTTGGATGATTTGTTCTGTCTTTTCGTATGATATATTATATTGTTAGGAGGTATGTCCAAATCATACCGCTGCgaaaaacatatataaatagatGAAGAAAAGCTGAAAGAGTAATAAAAGGCGGCTTATATTTTAGCTCTGCAAACCTCCAAATCTACTGTAGGATTTGATTGTTGTCTCTCCTCTTTGGTCAAACAGTACTCTCCCTCTTCCCTTCCCCTCACCTTCCCCGCAGCCTTCCTCATTTAAGACTCCACCTTCGTTCTCCATCCGTATCTCCATGCTGTTCCTCTTCGAAGGCCATCAAGAAAAAGAGACACACAGAAAGGCTTGAGAGAGAGGGGTGACGATGGAGGTGGTGGTGCCGGTGCAAGACTTGCACTTCGACAGCGCATGCACTAGCCCCTACGTGAGCGCTCCTTCGAGCCCGAAGCTCCTCGGCGAACCCTTCGACTTCTTCCGCCACTACACCAGCGCTCCCACCAGCCCGACGCGCGCCTCCGCCATCTACGCCCGCTTCGACGCTGTCTCCTACAACGATTCTCTCCCTCCGGCGGCCGCTGCCTCCGGCAACGGCTTCGACTTGGAGGAGAAGCCCGGCACGACCAAGCCCCGCGGCAGATCCGCCAAGGATGAGCAGGAGGACGTGTCTGACTTCGTTTTTGAGTTCAGTGGCCACCTTGACAAAGATGGGTTGCCGGTGCTGACCACCGCCGATGAGCTCTTCGAAGAAGGGAGGATCCGGCCGCTGAAGCCCCCTCGTCGAGTGACACATCAGGTTATGGAAGACGCGAGCAGCGTGGCCTCCTCGCCGAGGTCACCGAAGCAGAGGGGTTTGTGGTCTCCCTGCCACCGAGGCAGTGGAGGACGGGGAGAAGAGTTTGAGCCCTTCTCCGCAGCGACGGTGGACGTGACGAGAGATCGAGGGAGCGAGAAGAAACCTAACCCTCCCTCGTTCTCTTCTTCCAGACGTCGGAAGGGATGGAGATCGCTCTCTCCGCTCAGAGAAGGGGGTCTCTTCAGGACAGCTGCCAACAACTCTCCTCCTCCCCCCACCGTTTCCACAGCCGCCCTGAAGACTGGCAGCGGCAGCGGAAGCAAGAAGTGGCGGCTAATGGATTTACTCCTCTTCCGGAGTGCGTCTGAGGGACGCGCCACCGGCAATCGGAGCAAGGATCCTCTCCGCAAGTACACTCTGCtatcaccaccatcatcatcaaaCAAGAAAGCCACCACCGAGGACTTGAAGAACTCGAGCTTCAGATCGACCGACAGCAGCGGGTCGATCAGGAGGCGGCGTGCGTCCTCGCATGAGATGCACTATGCCGCGAACCGGGCAGCCTCGGAGGAGCTGAAGAAGAAGACCGCACTTCCCTACCGGCAGAACCTTTTCGGTTGCCTCCGCTTCAACCCGGCCGTGCTCAGCATTTCCAGGGCATTCGACAGCCGACGATGACGATGATGAAGATTCTTGTTGTCCTTCGCTTGTAATAATAATCAGAACGACGCCTCATGCAATTCAAAACACCAATCTCTATTCCTCTGTTACGTATTTACTCCCTGTCTCATATCAAGTAATCTGAGATGATGAACGTAAAGGGAACAGTTACCCTGCAGAAGAGTCTGGTATGCGCATATGAACATAAACACGCAAGATATGTCGAGGTTTCCCACGGACAAACGGCAGCAAGAACGCAATGTCAGCCCACGCTCGGTGAAGAAGGTGAAACCACAGTAGAAGTCGAGGCCATCTGCTTCAGCTACAGTGAACCTGCGGCACGGCGCAGCGTGCATCGCAGCTTTCGACGGCAGGGTTCCATTGACTTTTCCTATGTGAGCCATGGCTTTACATCGGTGTCCCCACCGCCGGGGCCTTCTCCACGTACCACACCTCGCTGCTTTCTCCGACAGTTCTGCTCCTGTCGTTCGGGGTTTGGACAGAAAGTCCAATCCGATCGGTGAAAACGGACGCTGATTACAGAGGAAGAGTACTACTGTAGGTTTTGGTCTGTAGCTCGCACAAGTCAAACGCATGAGA
This DNA window, taken from Musa acuminata AAA Group cultivar baxijiao chromosome BXJ3-7, Cavendish_Baxijiao_AAA, whole genome shotgun sequence, encodes the following:
- the LOC103992214 gene encoding uncharacterized protein LOC103992214 — its product is MACINMFNPDHPSLHDAAMSPRMSFSSDFNMQPPPARTPGPPPDSDFEFSVGSHPMMAADQLFFKGRLLPLKDNHQCGGHRITTLRDELRANGSGERLPKGSIKWRGLLGLRKTAAKKGDKKEDELPGKSPQDL
- the LOC135584398 gene encoding uncharacterized protein LOC135584398 encodes the protein MVLTGKSLFQRTHYEVLSVEEHASYDEIRTSYKTAILNSHPDKLHKKSDASTDHQRDFLDVQKAWEVLSDSMSRANYDKELQSMRQELEVPANEIELGDMSVESVGDFEELFYECRCGDYFSITWSELKEMGIILDKESVEVHSSTVSLPASVLIPCGSCSLKVRLTIDRSS
- the LOC103992217 gene encoding tuliposide A-converting enzyme 1, chloroplastic-like; translation: MNPDDEIVYDTTPRLIRVFKSGRVERYLCTDATPASVDPATGVSSKDVLVSPETGVSARLYIPRLREGDRPEKKLPVLVYFHGGGFCLGSAFIPLFHNYLNSLVAQAHVIAVSADYHLAPEHPVPTAHDDSWTVLRWVAGHAGGGGASAAEAWLAERADFERVFLAGESAGANIAHHMAMRAGIGGLPCGVRIRGVALIHPYFLGSDRVESAEIYPAATENLETLWRTMCPSSSGLDDPMINPVAEAAPSLAGLGCDRALVCVGGADALRDRGRAYYGRLRESGWEGEATLFEAEGKAHTFHLFETDCEEAIAQHRAVCSFLNL
- the LOC135642091 gene encoding uncharacterized protein LOC135642091, whose amino-acid sequence is MEVVVPVQDLHFDSACTSPYVSAPSSPKLLGEPFDFFRHYTSAPTSPTRASAIYARFDAVSYNDSLPPAAAASGNGFDLEEKPGTTKPRGRSAKDEQEDVSDFVFEFSGHLDKDGLPVLTTADELFEEGRIRPLKPPRRVTHQVMEDASSVASSPRSPKQRGLWSPCHRGSGGRGEEFEPFSAATVDVTRDRGSEKKPNPPSFSSSRRRKGWRSLSPLREGGLFRTAANNSPPPPTVSTAALKTGSGSGSKKWRLMDLLLFRSASEGRATGNRSKDPLRKYTLLSPPSSSNKKATTEDLKNSSFRSTDSSGSIRRRRASSHEMHYAANRAASEELKKKTALPYRQNLFGCLRFNPAVLSISRAFDSRR